A genome region from Natronobeatus ordinarius includes the following:
- a CDS encoding transcription initiation factor IIB, translating into MATNETFSSRFTREAEQPTRSTTSCPECSGDLLPANHETRCRECGLIVDEDLLDYGPEWFDSPENSSQSRTGTPLTAGRHDRGLSTEIGWKKDGQGNTLPGRKRSQLNRLRREHRRSQWRSKRERNLGYSLGQIRRIVSALELPESLCEQACLLFRRAQGEDLCQGRSLEGVAAASVYAVCRCNGLGRTLEEVSQLATCSRTDLECAYSAMNTELELPTTIPRPQDFLPQLAATLEVLDEVRHRALELATLAEEAGITSGRHPRGFAATCLYRASHEFGYGLSQQEVADSANTSTATIRAHRDCLCEVLEDQQ; encoded by the coding sequence ATGGCTACAAACGAGACATTCAGCAGTCGCTTCACTCGAGAGGCAGAGCAACCAACGCGGTCGACGACGTCGTGCCCCGAGTGCAGTGGAGACCTACTCCCAGCGAACCACGAAACACGCTGTCGAGAGTGTGGCTTGATCGTCGATGAAGACCTCCTCGATTACGGGCCTGAGTGGTTCGATTCACCTGAGAACTCGAGCCAGAGCCGAACAGGTACTCCGCTCACAGCAGGCCGACACGACCGTGGACTGTCGACTGAGATCGGATGGAAGAAAGACGGGCAAGGGAACACACTCCCTGGACGAAAGCGTAGTCAACTCAACCGCCTTCGGCGGGAGCATCGCCGCAGTCAGTGGCGCTCGAAGCGTGAACGAAACCTTGGATACAGTCTTGGGCAAATCCGTCGGATCGTCAGTGCGCTCGAGTTACCGGAGTCGCTGTGCGAACAGGCGTGTCTGCTCTTTCGGCGTGCCCAAGGAGAGGACCTCTGTCAGGGACGATCGCTTGAGGGGGTTGCAGCAGCGAGCGTATACGCAGTGTGTCGATGCAACGGACTCGGCCGGACCCTCGAGGAGGTCAGTCAGCTGGCGACGTGCTCACGGACAGACCTCGAGTGTGCGTACTCGGCAATGAACACCGAACTCGAGCTTCCAACAACGATTCCACGGCCACAGGATTTCCTCCCGCAACTCGCAGCCACACTCGAAGTTCTAGATGAGGTTCGACACCGAGCACTCGAGTTAGCAACGCTCGCAGAAGAGGCTGGGATCACAAGTGGACGCCATCCTCGAGGATTCGCTGCAACCTGTCTATACCGAGCCAGCCACGAGTTCGGATACGGGCTCTCACAGCAAGAGGTCGCGGACAGTGCAAACACGTCGACGGCGACGATTCGAGCACACCGTGACTGTTTGTGCGAGGTCCTCGAAGATCAGCAGTAG
- a CDS encoding toxin-antitoxin system TumE family protein: MGQELTHRYTHVESGLVENVVIRRTTDTDAYPSGWKYTLHLGTLEDLTLIRYDNAHEDTKGHELHTATGDTDVEFPGMEALLAEFWANADEYWDAVDGGPTRPY, translated from the coding sequence ATGGGCCAAGAACTCACACATCGGTATACGCATGTTGAATCCGGATTGGTTGAGAATGTCGTCATTCGACGGACGACTGACACAGATGCGTACCCATCCGGGTGGAAGTATACGCTCCACCTTGGAACGCTAGAGGATCTGACGCTCATCCGATACGACAACGCTCACGAGGATACGAAAGGCCACGAACTCCACACCGCTACAGGGGACACAGATGTTGAGTTCCCTGGGATGGAAGCGTTACTCGCCGAGTTCTGGGCCAACGCAGATGAATACTGGGACGCCGTCGACGGCGGTCCAACTCGACCCTACTGA
- a CDS encoding transcriptional regulator: MTTLHITVGDREQLREDTLQFVADAEEGLAGEGDERSILQFGTYDDLVANLTPLRLELIQAIAEQNPTSMREAARLVDRDVSDVHSDLKQLEVLGILSLEEGGPGGAMQPVVPFDRIEMHIDYPLLKDRDADSAPASA; the protein is encoded by the coding sequence ATGACCACGCTACACATCACAGTCGGCGATCGAGAACAGCTTCGTGAGGACACACTGCAGTTCGTTGCGGATGCAGAAGAAGGACTCGCAGGTGAGGGCGATGAACGGTCGATCCTCCAGTTTGGAACCTATGACGACCTCGTTGCAAATCTTACACCGCTTCGTCTCGAGTTGATTCAGGCAATTGCAGAACAGAACCCGACGAGTATGCGTGAGGCTGCCCGCCTCGTCGATCGTGACGTCTCCGACGTTCACTCGGATCTCAAGCAACTCGAGGTTCTCGGCATCCTTTCGCTTGAAGAGGGTGGACCTGGGGGAGCGATGCAACCAGTCGTTCCCTTCGACCGAATCGAGATGCATATCGACTATCCGCTGCTCAAGGATCGTGATGCTGACAGTGCTCCTGCAAGTGCCTAA
- a CDS encoding DUF7342 family protein has protein sequence MTARDRIEAVALTLREPRSVNWIKEQAEVGSWETAKSQLEYLTDAGRLTTVEIDGDTHYKIDPMRAYLDHIQELVVENTKDELRDEIEEIASEIATWKREYDVDSLQELKASLEEEVTPEEVRDRRKVITYWEENEHHRQLLTNTRTIR, from the coding sequence ATGACTGCTCGGGACCGGATCGAAGCCGTTGCCCTCACACTCCGTGAGCCGAGATCGGTCAACTGGATCAAAGAGCAAGCAGAAGTTGGATCCTGGGAAACGGCGAAGTCCCAACTCGAGTATCTCACTGATGCAGGCCGGCTTACGACCGTCGAGATAGACGGCGATACGCACTACAAGATCGATCCAATGCGAGCGTACCTCGACCATATCCAAGAGCTTGTCGTCGAGAATACGAAAGACGAGCTTCGAGACGAGATCGAGGAAATCGCATCGGAGATTGCAACATGGAAGCGCGAATACGATGTCGATTCGCTGCAGGAGCTCAAGGCGTCACTCGAAGAAGAGGTCACTCCAGAGGAGGTACGGGATCGACGAAAGGTGATCACTTATTGGGAGGAAAACGAGCACCATCGCCAGCTACTCACCAACACACGGACTATACGATGA
- a CDS encoding SWIM zinc finger family protein, with protein MSTDQPLQSEPHQDDQPKQTATSDRDRSYPGDVARLHGHELVAIDEWLPGAAPSPYEVELTEGYEYCTRYWRCRKCGQERNHRNEFSTPCEDPQPPTALEAGGYSIDEPRTRRALTEDMDVRFGQQGPVYDVFSESGSTYVVDVEKKTCTCPDFEQRQPDGGCKHLRRVDLEIRTGLIPAPDGTFIR; from the coding sequence ATGAGTACGGATCAACCACTTCAGAGCGAGCCGCATCAAGACGATCAACCCAAACAGACAGCTACGAGCGACCGGGACCGCAGCTACCCAGGTGACGTTGCCCGCCTACACGGCCATGAACTCGTGGCCATTGACGAGTGGCTGCCCGGCGCAGCGCCATCACCGTACGAGGTCGAACTTACAGAAGGGTACGAATACTGCACACGCTACTGGCGCTGCAGAAAATGTGGACAAGAACGCAATCACCGCAACGAATTCTCTACTCCCTGTGAGGATCCACAGCCACCCACTGCACTCGAGGCGGGCGGGTACTCAATCGACGAGCCACGAACCCGCCGTGCACTCACCGAAGATATGGACGTTCGATTTGGCCAACAAGGACCCGTCTACGATGTCTTTAGTGAAAGCGGGAGCACGTACGTAGTCGACGTCGAAAAGAAGACGTGCACCTGCCCAGATTTCGAACAGCGCCAACCAGACGGTGGTTGCAAACATCTTCGCCGTGTCGACCTCGAGATCCGCACAGGACTCATCCCGGCTCCGGACGGGACCTTCATTCGCTAA
- a CDS encoding IS4 family transposase: MHTEPSSRHIERHLTNLLPSEALEDHADAVGVVEREGKLQIPPLVWSFAFGFAAGESRTLAAFRRTYNSTADESLSPGGFYQRLTPTLAEYLRDLVEYGFDEVAVPHTVSDELDRFRDVMIADGTVLRLHELLSEAYKARHEEQAGAKLHLLHNVTDQTVEHFNVTDEKTHDSTLFNTGSWLEGRLAIFDLAYFKYRRFALIDENDGYFVSRLKKSANPVVTEELREWRGRAIPLEGEKIFDIVDDLSRKYIDVEVEVEFDRREYAGTQSRDTKRFRVVGVRNEDADDYHLYITNLSREEFLPADLATIYRCRWEVELLFRELKTQYELDEFDTTKKHIVEILLYAALLSLVVSRDLLGLVIEHADDGIVFPPERWAATFRSHAQLILRELREYLAYSPPPLLQRLIEDAQKIHKQRPILQEHLATTIQPAAEA; encoded by the coding sequence ATGCACACAGAACCCTCCTCACGTCATATTGAACGTCATCTCACTAACCTCCTTCCCTCTGAAGCGCTCGAAGACCACGCTGATGCCGTCGGCGTGGTCGAGCGCGAGGGGAAGCTTCAGATCCCGCCACTTGTCTGGTCGTTCGCGTTCGGCTTCGCCGCAGGCGAAAGCCGAACACTTGCGGCCTTTAGACGCACCTACAACTCCACTGCTGACGAGTCGCTCTCACCGGGAGGCTTCTACCAGCGGTTGACTCCGACGCTCGCAGAGTACCTCCGCGACCTCGTCGAATACGGGTTCGACGAGGTCGCTGTCCCTCACACCGTCTCTGATGAGCTCGACCGCTTTAGGGACGTGATGATTGCTGATGGAACCGTCCTGCGGTTGCACGAGTTGCTCTCTGAAGCGTACAAAGCACGTCACGAGGAGCAGGCTGGAGCGAAGCTCCACCTGCTCCACAACGTCACTGACCAGACAGTCGAACACTTCAACGTCACAGACGAGAAAACGCACGACAGCACGTTGTTTAACACAGGATCGTGGCTGGAAGGACGGCTAGCGATCTTCGACCTCGCCTATTTCAAGTACCGGCGGTTCGCGTTGATCGACGAGAACGACGGCTACTTTGTGAGCCGACTGAAAAAGAGCGCGAACCCGGTTGTAACGGAGGAATTACGGGAATGGCGCGGCCGCGCCATTCCCTTGGAAGGCGAGAAGATCTTCGACATCGTGGATGACCTCTCCCGGAAGTACATCGACGTGGAAGTCGAGGTTGAGTTTGACCGACGAGAGTACGCGGGCACGCAGTCACGTGATACGAAACGGTTCCGCGTCGTCGGCGTCCGCAACGAGGACGCCGACGACTACCATCTGTACATCACGAACCTTTCTCGGGAAGAGTTTCTCCCGGCCGATCTAGCGACGATCTACCGATGTAGATGGGAAGTAGAGCTGTTGTTCCGTGAACTGAAGACGCAGTACGAACTGGACGAGTTCGACACGACGAAGAAGCACATCGTAGAGATTCTGCTGTACGCAGCGTTGTTATCCTTGGTCGTGAGTCGTGATTTACTCGGTCTGGTCATAGAGCACGCTGATGATGGGATCGTGTTTCCGCCGGAACGCTGGGCGGCGACCTTTCGGTCGCACGCCCAGCTCATCCTCCGCGAACTGAGAGAGTATCTCGCCTACTCACCGCCGCCACTGCTACAACGACTGATCGAAGACGCTCAGAAGATCCACAAGCAACGACCAATCCTGCAAGAACACCTCGCTACTACCATCCAACCGGCTGCTGAGGCTTAG
- a CDS encoding twin-arginine translocation signal domain-containing protein, with product MDLSLTSRRNVLKAGAAVAGAGVVGGCVLNRSDLQGDDTPGAKGLTTGTVPGDINRLIQIDADVAFRDDAIERGTNALLNSAAFAEVPDTIAMTFDGESATGIDRRGVGKL from the coding sequence ATGGACTTGTCTTTGACTTCCAGACGCAACGTACTAAAAGCAGGCGCTGCAGTGGCAGGGGCTGGCGTCGTCGGAGGTTGCGTACTCAACAGATCGGACCTCCAGGGGGACGACACCCCCGGTGCGAAAGGGCTCACAACCGGGACGGTACCGGGCGATATTAATCGTCTCATCCAAATCGACGCCGACGTGGCGTTTCGGGACGACGCGATCGAACGGGGAACAAATGCCTTGCTCAATTCCGCGGCATTCGCGGAGGTCCCCGACACGATCGCGATGACGTTCGATGGTGAGTCGGCGACGGGAATCGACAGACGCGGCGTTGGGAAGCTATAG
- a CDS encoding DUF5803 family protein, with translation MNRRHVLAVLAVGLLVTMAGCAAIFGGISDEELDREQDYDDLKDRDADVVIDVESGGLIGGGEFRAVYDLNDTDELSLYRSSFYREVALDIHSVRYWYPDGTELTGSELEVDQGRSSTDIRVPDGNGTLAFSGATGTRTFNLPAYTEGSYEVLLPDGYRSSNLLFGASGPSGYEREVVDDTERLYWEHNDGTINLRYYQPRDIVVFVGVVGVSVVLGGAGIAYYHRQVKRLQEKREEMGLDVDIDDDSDRGPPPGFK, from the coding sequence ATGAATCGCCGTCACGTCCTCGCAGTCCTCGCCGTCGGCCTGCTCGTCACGATGGCTGGCTGTGCGGCGATCTTCGGCGGAATCTCCGACGAAGAACTCGACCGCGAACAGGACTATGACGACCTGAAAGACCGCGACGCCGACGTCGTCATCGACGTCGAGAGCGGCGGCCTCATCGGCGGCGGCGAGTTCCGCGCGGTGTACGACCTGAACGACACCGACGAACTCTCGCTGTACCGCAGCAGTTTCTACCGCGAGGTCGCCCTCGATATCCACAGCGTCCGCTACTGGTATCCCGACGGCACGGAGCTCACGGGCTCGGAGCTCGAGGTCGACCAGGGTCGCTCGAGCACCGACATCCGGGTTCCCGACGGCAACGGCACGCTCGCGTTCTCGGGCGCCACCGGAACGAGAACGTTCAACCTGCCGGCGTACACCGAGGGCTCGTACGAGGTGCTCCTGCCCGACGGCTATCGGTCGTCGAACCTCCTGTTCGGCGCGTCGGGTCCGAGCGGGTACGAACGCGAGGTGGTCGACGACACCGAGCGGCTGTACTGGGAGCACAACGACGGGACGATCAATCTCCGGTACTACCAGCCCCGCGACATCGTCGTGTTCGTGGGCGTGGTCGGCGTCTCGGTCGTTCTGGGAGGAGCCGGGATCGCCTACTACCACCGACAGGTGAAACGGCTCCAGGAAAAACGCGAAGAGATGGGGCTCGACGTCGACATCGACGACGACTCCGACCGTGGCCCACCACCAGGGTTTAAGTGA
- a CDS encoding DUF2110 family protein, whose product MVVLATKIYVQGDARSRALDSLRSLVANEVGELEVAIEIELRDDGFPDVTIEGEDAVVARNVLREEWGEIVPELEAGETYVGTLESWDEDGFVLDAGQPVRIPATEFGLGPGSPTQIRERFGLVQHLPMQFVYREDGSSRLADEERDRLYDWSRGNGRMNVNSATRAEVRATLNRAGHAQDYVTVERLGLLEQSVICTEDTDPPGLLASVGGYLPAELRCVVP is encoded by the coding sequence ATGGTCGTACTCGCGACGAAGATCTACGTACAGGGCGACGCCCGATCGCGGGCGCTCGACTCGCTGCGGTCGCTCGTGGCCAACGAGGTTGGCGAACTCGAGGTCGCCATCGAGATCGAGCTCCGAGACGACGGCTTTCCGGACGTGACGATCGAGGGCGAGGACGCCGTCGTCGCCCGCAACGTCTTACGCGAGGAGTGGGGCGAGATCGTCCCGGAGCTCGAAGCCGGCGAGACGTACGTCGGGACGCTCGAGTCGTGGGACGAGGACGGGTTCGTCCTCGACGCGGGCCAGCCAGTTCGGATTCCGGCCACCGAGTTCGGACTCGGACCGGGCTCGCCGACCCAGATCCGCGAACGGTTCGGACTCGTCCAGCACCTCCCCATGCAGTTCGTCTACCGGGAGGACGGCTCGTCTCGACTCGCCGACGAAGAACGCGATCGACTGTACGACTGGAGCCGCGGGAACGGCCGGATGAACGTCAACAGCGCCACCCGCGCCGAGGTCAGGGCGACGCTCAACCGGGCGGGCCACGCCCAGGATTACGTCACGGTCGAACGCCTCGGGTTGCTCGAGCAAAGCGTCATCTGCACGGAGGACACCGATCCACCAGGCCTGCTCGCGAGCGTCGGCGGCTACCTGCCGGCGGAACTGCGCTGTGTCGTCCCGTAA
- a CDS encoding transcription factor — translation MAFEDLLEDPVIQKYLHELVGPKGMPVAAAPPDGEVTDEELAESLDLELNDVRRALFILYENDLATYRRLRDEDSGWLTYLWTFEYENIPENLESEMYRLHEALEQRQEYERNHEFYLCEICSIRFEFGEAMDFGFECPECGSPLESMENDRLVHAMDERLEELEDELNL, via the coding sequence ATGGCTTTTGAGGACCTGCTCGAGGATCCAGTCATCCAGAAGTACTTGCACGAGCTGGTCGGTCCCAAGGGGATGCCCGTCGCGGCGGCGCCGCCGGACGGGGAAGTGACCGACGAGGAGCTCGCAGAGTCACTCGATCTCGAGCTCAACGACGTACGTCGGGCGCTGTTCATCCTGTACGAGAACGACCTCGCCACCTACCGACGGCTGCGCGACGAGGACTCGGGCTGGCTGACCTATCTCTGGACGTTCGAGTACGAGAACATCCCGGAGAACCTCGAGTCGGAGATGTACCGCCTCCACGAGGCGCTCGAGCAGCGCCAGGAGTACGAACGTAACCACGAGTTCTACCTCTGTGAGATCTGTTCGATCCGCTTCGAGTTCGGCGAGGCGATGGACTTCGGCTTCGAGTGCCCGGAGTGTGGCTCGCCGCTCGAGTCGATGGAGAACGACCGGCTGGTCCACGCGATGGACGAACGCCTCGAGGAACTCGAGGACGAACTCAACCTCTGA
- the sufD gene encoding Fe-S cluster assembly protein SufD, with amino-acid sequence MSTQLHANLTEEQVRQISGELDEPEWMLETRLEALAALEELDMPKVIRTPGRDWTNLHELDFETLVDPLNWAEEKDQVGPDDVEVLPWADALAEHEELVREHFGSIVPPQENYLTALSTALFSTGTVVYVPEGVDAEDVTIRTEMNSKSLFNYTLVLTEESSSVTILERQSTGDADVEGERYYSGIVEIAAGENSYVQYGTLQNLSPETYGFSAKRGETDTYATLNWIEGNMGTQLTKTETSTVLAGDSSESQIVGAFFGTDEQHFDIDVKVWHRAEHTTADLVTRGVTDDEARSVYEGVQDVGRDAWDTSSYQRENTLMLSDESEADASPKLIINNHDTEASHSATVGQIDEEDLLYMTSRGVTPQLARNMLVEGFFVPVLEEVEVEEFREDLEDLIQARLRK; translated from the coding sequence ATGAGTACGCAGCTACACGCCAATCTCACGGAGGAACAGGTACGCCAGATTTCGGGCGAACTCGACGAGCCCGAGTGGATGCTCGAGACGCGACTCGAGGCACTCGCCGCCCTCGAGGAGCTCGACATGCCGAAAGTCATCCGGACGCCCGGTCGCGACTGGACGAATCTCCACGAGCTCGACTTCGAGACGCTCGTCGACCCGCTGAACTGGGCCGAGGAGAAAGACCAGGTCGGACCCGACGACGTCGAGGTCCTCCCCTGGGCCGACGCCCTCGCCGAGCACGAGGAGCTCGTCCGCGAGCACTTCGGTTCGATCGTTCCCCCCCAGGAGAACTACCTCACGGCGCTCTCGACGGCGCTCTTCAGCACCGGGACCGTCGTCTACGTCCCCGAGGGCGTCGACGCCGAGGACGTGACGATCCGCACGGAAATGAACTCGAAGTCGCTGTTCAACTACACGCTCGTCCTCACCGAGGAGTCGTCGTCGGTGACGATCTTAGAGCGCCAGTCCACTGGTGACGCCGACGTCGAGGGCGAACGCTACTACAGCGGCATCGTCGAGATCGCCGCCGGCGAGAACAGCTACGTCCAGTACGGCACCCTCCAGAACCTCTCTCCGGAGACGTACGGCTTCTCCGCCAAGCGCGGGGAGACCGACACCTACGCGACGCTCAACTGGATCGAGGGGAACATGGGCACGCAGCTGACCAAGACCGAGACGTCGACCGTCCTCGCCGGCGACAGCTCCGAGAGCCAGATCGTCGGCGCCTTCTTCGGCACGGACGAGCAACACTTCGACATCGACGTCAAAGTCTGGCACCGCGCCGAGCACACGACGGCCGACCTCGTCACCCGCGGCGTCACCGACGACGAGGCCCGATCGGTGTACGAGGGCGTCCAGGACGTCGGCCGCGACGCCTGGGACACGAGTTCCTACCAGCGTGAGAACACCCTGATGCTCTCCGATGAGTCCGAGGCCGACGCCTCGCCAAAGCTCATCATCAACAACCACGACACCGAGGCCTCCCACAGCGCCACCGTCGGCCAGATCGACGAGGAGGACCTGCTCTACATGACCTCCCGCGGTGTCACGCCGCAGCTGGCGCGTAACATGCTCGTCGAGGGCTTCTTCGTGCCCGTCCTCGAGGAGGTCGAAGTCGAAGAGTTCCGCGAGGACCTCGAGGACCTGATCCAGGCCCGGCTCCGCAAGTAA